A genomic stretch from Ureibacillus composti includes:
- a CDS encoding DUF5085 family protein: MIVEKHQITYRNVASKYYNFVPEEIHLAFEDFDRVLSKYGFNVANTMFFSIISDPTASVMTAEIFRPIEESDFSAMPTSEGVNFRSYFSVDGMLMTRIMDQFDELSQVKYWELVKHIQENDFTQSSPIFVEYKRSHSGVVYVEMSVGVR; the protein is encoded by the coding sequence ATGATCGTTGAAAAACATCAAATTACTTACCGAAACGTGGCGTCAAAATATTATAACTTCGTACCTGAAGAAATCCACCTCGCCTTCGAGGATTTTGATCGAGTTTTATCAAAATACGGATTCAATGTTGCCAATACAATGTTTTTCTCTATCATAAGCGACCCAACAGCATCTGTCATGACAGCGGAAATTTTTCGACCAATCGAGGAAAGTGATTTCTCAGCGATGCCCACTTCTGAAGGCGTGAACTTTAGAAGTTACTTTTCTGTTGATGGCATGCTCATGACACGGATCATGGATCAATTCGATGAACTCTCCCAAGTGAAATATTGGGAGCTTGTTAAGCATATACAAGAGAATGACTTCACTCAAAGCAGTCCCATCTTTGTGGAATACAAACGCAGCCATTCAGGTGTTGTTTACGTAGAAATGAGCGTTGGCGTTCGGTAA
- a CDS encoding RDD family protein, with protein MRFLASLFDSIIVSIVSFIPAIIIGFIVGVFGAFVDNETVSIILGGFIYLTIVAANVCYYAGFHASKFQATPGKMLLGIKVVDIHGNRISFWRGVGRFFAILLSTFTLYIGFIMAGVHSQKRSLHDIVAGTYVINSNGIVAKETTYAE; from the coding sequence ATGCGCTTTTTGGCTTCGCTGTTTGACAGTATCATTGTATCGATTGTCTCGTTTATTCCTGCAATCATTATTGGGTTTATTGTCGGTGTGTTTGGGGCGTTTGTTGATAATGAAACGGTCTCAATCATTTTAGGTGGCTTCATTTATCTCACGATTGTTGCTGCGAACGTTTGCTATTATGCCGGGTTCCACGCTTCAAAGTTTCAAGCAACGCCTGGGAAAATGCTCCTTGGCATCAAAGTGGTCGATATTCACGGGAACCGTATCAGCTTTTGGCGTGGGGTTGGCCGATTTTTCGCCATCCTCCTAAGTACATTCACCCTCTATATTGGGTTTATTATGGCTGGAGTTCATTCCCAAAAGCGTAGTTTGCACGATATAGTTGCAGGTACGTATGTGATTAATTCAAATGGAATAGTTGCAAAGGAGACGACTTATGCAGAGTAA
- a CDS encoding YiaA/YiaB family inner membrane protein, producing MQSKEFFFLTWFAFLVSFSFVLIAIWNTQWMLVEKGFYTVCLGWITFSAFSIVKVLRDRHEGIKTASEYMFLAWLSMVASFSIGMIAVWNTEWQLVEKGYYWMGILFTTYTSIALAKVIRDRQAYQEQQPEIKEPPKKIKEEPKETQELLEKNKQLSNH from the coding sequence ATGCAGAGTAAAGAATTTTTCTTTTTAACATGGTTTGCATTTCTTGTTTCGTTCAGTTTTGTACTAATCGCCATCTGGAATACACAATGGATGCTCGTTGAAAAAGGCTTTTATACCGTTTGTCTTGGGTGGATTACGTTTTCTGCTTTCTCCATCGTAAAAGTTTTACGAGACCGTCATGAGGGCATCAAAACAGCGTCCGAGTATATGTTTTTAGCATGGCTATCAATGGTTGCGTCCTTCTCAATTGGTATGATTGCAGTTTGGAATACGGAGTGGCAACTAGTTGAAAAAGGATACTACTGGATGGGGATCCTCTTCACGACGTATACATCAATTGCTCTTGCGAAAGTGATACGCGACCGCCAAGCCTATCAAGAGCAGCAACCTGAAATAAAAGAGCCGCCTAAGAAAATAAAAGAAGAACCAAAAGAAACTCAAGAATTACTTGAAAAAAACAAACAATTATCGAACCACTAA
- a CDS encoding LXG domain-containing protein — translation MKVLDVNEFQSGLERNVNRLTRLESEMKQIETAIQGLTQLEESLKGQGGEALRGFYENCHLPFLEFFNTFKASFEGVLQEMKSALTSLEPDGSGFIRQESLEGEVEQGLNNAKQVTEELTNETNNIMDSVSDIVSLPNLDDSEVQAGVQDAKRERNQTLEHLMQFDQSQTSALSTIQSDLLLMKTWISNIESMMTEGVTDVNFPAEQWKSFALQHPLTQTLAYRSQQMNQIIGMNPLLAPSFIGGANPYTIPGLHQNSQIPLYNFGINGATVSTNFVSYMKQQQEQIATELSCPVPTDVEEVKEEENSGFLGFLGDVGKGALDVGKGALDFLILDDLKTLADGDASLFEKGFAAASILPIGKLLKVPKALDAIADANKLINKSNVDEVVDKGYDHSKHTYNMVENPGPLAKMNEGAASTFRSGKYNVIELDSDTILYRSGKAGGGKNALGQYFTREPGTLVEGRIDSAVKAQWIDPKTGVLTGTSPLETVYEIKIPKGTTIYEGPAANQGGIYKGGGNQIFVSEPWKIKGVEVLSSKPIK, via the coding sequence ATGAAAGTATTAGATGTAAATGAGTTTCAATCCGGCCTTGAACGAAATGTTAATAGATTAACACGTCTCGAAAGTGAAATGAAACAAATTGAAACTGCTATTCAAGGCCTTACTCAATTAGAAGAATCCCTCAAAGGGCAAGGTGGGGAAGCGCTACGTGGATTTTACGAAAACTGCCACTTGCCCTTTCTTGAATTTTTCAACACGTTTAAAGCGAGCTTCGAAGGCGTTCTACAAGAGATGAAATCTGCACTTACATCTCTCGAACCCGATGGATCTGGATTTATCCGCCAGGAATCTTTAGAAGGTGAAGTTGAGCAAGGGTTGAACAATGCAAAACAAGTTACTGAAGAGCTAACAAATGAAACAAACAACATCATGGATTCCGTATCCGATATCGTGAGCTTACCGAACCTAGATGACAGTGAAGTTCAAGCAGGTGTACAAGATGCAAAACGTGAACGTAATCAAACCTTAGAGCATTTGATGCAATTTGACCAATCTCAAACAAGTGCATTATCAACGATTCAATCTGATCTTCTGTTAATGAAAACATGGATTTCCAATATTGAATCAATGATGACTGAGGGCGTAACGGATGTGAATTTTCCAGCAGAACAGTGGAAATCATTTGCTCTTCAACATCCGCTTACCCAAACACTTGCTTACCGTTCGCAACAAATGAACCAAATCATCGGTATGAATCCATTGTTAGCACCAAGTTTCATTGGAGGGGCTAATCCGTACACGATCCCTGGACTTCATCAAAATAGTCAAATTCCTTTATATAATTTCGGCATTAATGGCGCAACGGTATCCACAAATTTTGTTTCTTATATGAAGCAACAACAGGAACAAATTGCAACGGAGCTTTCTTGCCCTGTACCAACTGACGTAGAAGAAGTGAAAGAAGAGGAAAATAGTGGTTTCCTAGGATTCTTGGGGGATGTTGGAAAAGGTGCATTGGATGTCGGAAAAGGAGCACTGGATTTCTTAATTTTAGATGACCTCAAAACACTTGCTGATGGAGATGCTTCATTATTCGAAAAAGGATTTGCCGCTGCATCCATTCTTCCGATTGGGAAGTTATTAAAAGTTCCTAAAGCACTTGATGCCATTGCGGATGCTAACAAGCTCATTAATAAAAGTAATGTAGATGAAGTAGTGGATAAGGGGTACGATCATTCTAAACATACTTACAATATGGTTGAAAATCCTGGCCCATTAGCTAAAATGAATGAAGGTGCAGCTTCAACATTTAGAAGTGGAAAGTATAACGTAATAGAACTAGATAGCGATACTATTCTTTACCGTTCAGGAAAAGCAGGTGGAGGTAAGAATGCGCTAGGTCAATATTTTACAAGGGAGCCTGGTACATTAGTTGAAGGGCGAATAGATTCTGCCGTTAAGGCACAATGGATTGATCCAAAAACAGGTGTGTTAACGGGTACTTCCCCATTAGAAACGGTTTACGAAATCAAGATACCTAAAGGTACAACAATTTATGAAGGGCCTGCAGCAAACCAAGGTGGCATTTACAAAGGTGGAGGAAATCAAATATTCGTTTCAGAACCTTGGAAGATTAAAGGCGTAGAAGTACTTTCTTCAAAACCTATTAAATAA
- a CDS encoding DUF2185 domain-containing protein: protein MNKGSGLGGCIISNNILENKGSIKWCFREEPVNELDNGWRFLSDVDTDEFLSDSRNLSICDYQKVIDLEPAVFAIYEMPIGTDLTIIKEGGNTFFVTETGELILPVN from the coding sequence ATGAATAAGGGGTCAGGCTTAGGTGGTTGTATTATCTCTAATAATATTTTAGAGAATAAGGGATCCATCAAATGGTGTTTTCGCGAAGAGCCTGTCAATGAACTTGACAATGGGTGGCGATTTTTATCAGATGTCGATACTGACGAATTTTTAAGTGACTCAAGAAATTTAAGTATTTGTGATTACCAAAAAGTGATAGATCTTGAGCCTGCCGTATTTGCGATTTACGAAATGCCCATAGGAACAGATTTAACCATTATAAAAGAAGGTGGGAATACTTTCTTTGTAACGGAAACGGGCGAGCTTATTTTACCAGTTAATTAA